One Roseovarius bejariae genomic region harbors:
- the zwf gene encoding glucose-6-phosphate dehydrogenase gives MVSRVIPVDPFDLVIFGGTGDLARRKILPGLFRRFRAGQMDAESRVIGAARSDLDVDGYRAMVREAIAEFDPASARDSEALEAFLGRLGYVVVDAMGETGWDDLEREVNSDRIRAFYFSVGPRLFGELAERLHKHGMADHDSRIVVEKPFGRDLESAKALNATLAQHFHEHQIYRIDHYLGKETVQNLMAVRFGNTLFEPLWNSQYVDHIQITVAESVGVGGRGEYYDRAGAVRDMMQNHLMQLLCLIAMEPPAKFEPDPVRDEKLKVIRALDPVEPGDVVRGQYEASSDAPGYNEQVENQGSTTESFVALKAHVSNWRWAGTPFYLRTGKRLKARASEIAVVFKDAPHSIFGAEAGRHANILTIRLQPNEGIELGVTIKEPGPGGMRLIDVPLDMTFAEALGPDDADFPDAYERLIMDVIRGNQTLFMRDDEVEEAWAWTDPMIAEWEARGEPPLPYASGSSGPDEALALIHRDGRHWREIKP, from the coding sequence ATGGTATCGCGTGTCATTCCGGTCGATCCCTTCGACCTAGTGATTTTTGGCGGGACGGGGGATTTGGCGCGGCGCAAGATTCTGCCGGGCCTGTTTCGCAGGTTCCGCGCGGGCCAGATGGATGCGGAGTCACGCGTCATTGGCGCTGCGCGCAGCGATCTGGACGTGGACGGGTACCGTGCCATGGTGCGCGAAGCCATTGCCGAGTTCGACCCGGCCTCGGCCCGGGATAGCGAGGCCTTGGAGGCCTTTTTAGGGCGCTTGGGTTACGTGGTGGTCGATGCCATGGGCGAGACCGGCTGGGACGATTTGGAGCGCGAGGTGAATTCGGACCGGATCAGGGCCTTTTACTTCTCGGTCGGGCCGCGGTTGTTCGGGGAGTTGGCCGAGCGGCTTCATAAGCATGGCATGGCCGATCATGACAGCCGGATCGTCGTGGAAAAGCCCTTTGGCCGGGATCTGGAGAGCGCGAAGGCGTTGAATGCCACGCTGGCGCAGCATTTCCACGAGCATCAGATTTACCGGATCGATCATTACCTTGGGAAGGAAACGGTGCAGAACCTGATGGCGGTCCGCTTTGGCAATACCTTGTTCGAGCCGTTGTGGAACAGCCAGTACGTCGATCACATCCAGATCACGGTGGCCGAAAGCGTGGGGGTAGGCGGGCGTGGCGAGTATTATGACCGGGCCGGTGCGGTGCGGGACATGATGCAAAACCACCTGATGCAGCTTTTGTGCCTGATCGCCATGGAGCCGCCTGCCAAGTTCGAGCCGGACCCGGTGCGCGACGAGAAGCTCAAGGTCATCCGTGCGCTTGATCCGGTGGAGCCGGGGGACGTGGTGCGCGGCCAATACGAGGCCAGCAGCGATGCGCCGGGCTACAATGAGCAAGTTGAGAACCAAGGTAGTACGACGGAAAGCTTCGTGGCGCTCAAGGCGCATGTAAGCAACTGGCGGTGGGCCGGAACGCCGTTCTACCTGCGCACAGGCAAGCGCCTGAAGGCGCGGGCCAGCGAGATTGCCGTTGTCTTCAAGGATGCGCCGCATTCGATTTTCGGGGCCGAGGCCGGGCGCCATGCCAATATCCTCACCATCCGCTTGCAGCCGAACGAGGGGATCGAACTGGGCGTGACCATCAAGGAACCGGGGCCGGGGGGGATGCGCCTGATCGATGTCCCGCTGGACATGACCTTTGCCGAGGCTTTGGGCCCGGACGACGCGGACTTCCCGGATGCCTATGAACGGCTTATCATGGATGTTATCCGAGGAAACCAGACACTCTTCATGCGCGATGACGAGGTCGAGGAGGCCTGGGCCTGGACCGATCCGATGATCGCGGAGTGGGAAGCCCGAGGCGAGCCGCCCTTGCCCTATGCCTCGGGGTCGTCGGGGCCGGATGAGGCGCTGGCGCTTATTCACCGCGACGGGCGGCACTGGCGGGAGATAAAGCCATGA
- the pgl gene encoding 6-phosphogluconolactonase → MNLIEYADDEMLAIDLANHLAGELKATLDHEERALFVVPGGSSPGPIFDDLCDAELDWSRVDVMLSDERWVPEVHVRSNTRMIRERLLVGKAAKANYLPLYAKAEAPEAVLAELEAYIIPRLPISVLLLGMGEDMHTASIFPGADNLDTALDKRAPVLVPMRAPGAPEPRVTLTARVLNDAMSKHLVITGSSKRAALDRAQTLPARDAPVRAVLDDMNVHWCK, encoded by the coding sequence ATGAACCTGATCGAATATGCAGACGACGAAATGCTGGCCATCGATCTGGCCAACCATCTGGCCGGTGAGTTGAAAGCCACGTTGGACCACGAAGAGCGCGCGCTTTTCGTTGTGCCGGGCGGCTCCAGCCCGGGGCCGATTTTCGATGACCTGTGCGATGCCGAATTGGATTGGAGCCGGGTTGACGTCATGCTGAGCGATGAACGTTGGGTGCCCGAGGTGCATGTACGGTCGAACACCCGGATGATCCGTGAGCGACTATTGGTGGGCAAGGCGGCCAAGGCGAATTACCTGCCCCTTTATGCCAAAGCCGAGGCGCCCGAGGCGGTTCTTGCGGAGCTTGAGGCTTATATCATTCCGCGCCTGCCGATCTCTGTGCTCTTGCTGGGCATGGGCGAGGATATGCACACGGCCTCGATTTTTCCGGGGGCCGACAATCTGGATACGGCCCTGGACAAGCGCGCGCCGGTTCTGGTGCCGATGCGCGCCCCCGGAGCGCCCGAGCCACGGGTGACGCTTACGGCGCGGGTGCTGAATGACGCGATGTCCAAGCATCTGGTGATCACCGGGTCGTCCAAGCGGGCCGCGCTTGACCGGGCGCAAACCCTGCCTGCACGCGATGCGCCGGTGCGGGCGGTTCTGGACGACATGAACGTGCATTGGTGCAAGTAA
- the pgi gene encoding glucose-6-phosphate isomerase, whose amino-acid sequence MIDRIRNLAARASGDIIELFEKAPDRAREFSIHFDGLLFDYSKTRITHEVLEALLEWCETCEVAAKRDAMFAGQAINKTEGRAVLHTALRNLSAEPILVDGRDVMPGVLKTLARMEGFAEDLRAGVVQGQGGRVTDVVNIGIGGSHLGPEMATLALAPYHDGPRCHFVSNVDGADIHDCLQGLDPATTLVIVASKSFTTTETMANAATARAWMAEGVDDPGKQFVALSTADDKVADFGISPERIFGFEDWVGGRYSMWGPIGLAIMIAIGPVRFREMLEGAAAMDRHFREAPLPENMPVLLALAGLWHHQGCGYPTRAVLPYDQRLGRLPAYFQQLEMESNGKRVSMAGEPLDLPSGPVVWGEPGTNGQHAFYQLIHQGTQVVPCEFMVAAQGHEPDLAHHHTLLVANCLAQSEALMRGRSMDEARGLMAEKGFSGKELERQAAHRAFPGNRPSTTLVYDKLTPRRLGQIVALYEHRVFVEGVMLGINSFDQWGVELGKALAKEIEPVLESGETSGKDGSTAQLVEFIRTHRG is encoded by the coding sequence ATGATTGATCGCATTCGAAACCTGGCCGCAAGGGCCAGTGGCGATATCATCGAGTTATTCGAAAAGGCCCCGGACCGCGCCCGGGAGTTCTCGATCCACTTTGATGGCCTTTTGTTCGACTATTCAAAGACGCGGATCACCCACGAGGTGCTGGAGGCGCTTCTGGAGTGGTGCGAGACCTGCGAGGTGGCCGCCAAGCGCGATGCAATGTTCGCGGGCCAAGCGATCAACAAGACCGAGGGCCGGGCGGTTTTGCATACCGCATTGCGCAATCTGAGCGCGGAGCCGATCTTGGTCGACGGGCGTGACGTGATGCCCGGAGTGCTCAAGACCCTGGCGCGTATGGAGGGCTTTGCCGAGGACCTGCGCGCGGGTGTTGTCCAAGGGCAGGGTGGCAGGGTCACCGATGTGGTGAATATCGGCATTGGGGGGTCGCACCTTGGCCCGGAAATGGCGACGCTGGCGCTTGCCCCCTACCACGACGGGCCGCGATGCCATTTCGTGTCGAACGTGGATGGAGCGGATATTCACGATTGTCTTCAAGGGCTTGACCCGGCCACGACGCTTGTCATCGTGGCCTCCAAAAGCTTTACCACCACCGAGACCATGGCCAATGCCGCGACCGCGCGGGCCTGGATGGCCGAGGGGGTTGACGATCCGGGCAAGCAATTCGTCGCGCTGTCGACGGCAGACGATAAAGTGGCCGATTTCGGCATCTCGCCCGAGCGTATCTTTGGCTTCGAGGATTGGGTCGGCGGGCGATATTCCATGTGGGGGCCGATCGGTCTTGCCATCATGATTGCCATCGGCCCTGTGCGGTTTCGTGAGATGCTGGAGGGCGCGGCGGCGATGGATCGCCACTTCCGCGAGGCCCCTTTGCCGGAGAATATGCCTGTGCTTCTGGCGCTTGCGGGGCTGTGGCATCATCAGGGGTGCGGCTATCCGACGAGGGCGGTTTTGCCATATGATCAAAGGCTTGGCAGGTTGCCTGCCTATTTCCAGCAATTGGAGATGGAAAGCAACGGCAAGCGGGTCAGCATGGCGGGGGAGCCGCTGGATCTCCCGTCGGGCCCGGTCGTCTGGGGGGAGCCGGGCACCAACGGTCAACACGCCTTTTACCAGCTCATTCACCAAGGCACGCAGGTGGTGCCCTGTGAATTCATGGTGGCAGCTCAGGGCCATGAGCCTGACCTTGCCCATCACCACACCCTTCTGGTGGCCAATTGCCTGGCGCAATCCGAGGCCCTGATGCGGGGGCGCAGCATGGATGAGGCGCGTGGGCTGATGGCGGAAAAAGGCTTTTCCGGAAAGGAGTTAGAGCGGCAGGCCGCACACCGGGCCTTCCCCGGGAACCGGCCTTCAACCACGCTGGTCTATGATAAGCTGACGCCACGCCGCCTGGGCCAGATCGTGGCGCTTTATGAGCATCGGGTCTTTGTCGAAGGGGTCATGCTGGGCATCAATTCCTTCGATCAATGGGGGGTCGAGCTGGGCAAGGCCCTGGCCAAGGAGATCGAGCCGGTGTTGGAGAGTGGCGAGACCTCGGGCAAGGATGGATCGACCGCGCAATTGGTGGAGTTCATCCGCACCCACCGGGGGTAA
- the eno gene encoding phosphopyruvate hydratase yields MSIIIDIHAREILDSRGNPTVEVDVILEDGTMGRAAVPSGASTGAHEAVERRDGDKARYMGKGVLEAVAAVNGEIAEELVGMDATEQVSIDQAMIELDGTPNKGRLGANAILGVSLAVAKAAADFTTQPLFRYVGGTSARVLPVPMMNIINGGEHADNPIDIQEFMIMPVSAENIREAVRMGAEVFHTLKKELSAAGLSTGIGDEGGFAPNLSSTREALDFILKSIEKAGYTPGEDIYLALDCAATEYYKGGKYELAGEGKSLSSEENVDYLKALVTDYPIISIEDGMSEDDWDGWKLLTDAIGDKVQLVGDDLFVTNPARLADGIAKGAGNSMLVKVNQIGSLTETLKAVDMAHRARMTNVMSHRSGETEDATIADLAVATNCGQIKTGSLARSDRLAKYNQLIRIEEVLGETAQYAGRSILRR; encoded by the coding sequence ATGAGCATCATTATCGACATCCACGCCCGCGAAATTCTTGACAGCCGGGGCAACCCCACGGTCGAGGTGGACGTGATCCTCGAAGACGGCACCATGGGCCGCGCCGCCGTGCCCTCGGGCGCCTCGACCGGCGCACATGAGGCCGTGGAACGCCGCGACGGCGACAAAGCCCGCTACATGGGCAAGGGCGTGCTTGAGGCTGTCGCCGCCGTCAACGGCGAGATCGCCGAGGAACTGGTGGGCATGGACGCCACCGAACAGGTCAGCATCGACCAGGCGATGATCGAACTCGACGGCACCCCCAACAAGGGCCGCCTCGGGGCCAACGCCATTTTGGGCGTCAGCCTCGCCGTGGCCAAGGCCGCTGCCGATTTCACCACCCAGCCTCTGTTCCGCTACGTGGGCGGCACCTCGGCCCGTGTCCTGCCGGTGCCGATGATGAACATCATCAACGGCGGCGAACACGCCGATAACCCCATCGACATCCAGGAATTCATGATCATGCCGGTCAGCGCCGAGAACATCCGCGAGGCCGTGCGGATGGGCGCCGAGGTGTTCCACACCCTGAAAAAGGAACTCTCGGCGGCGGGCCTTTCCACCGGCATCGGCGACGAAGGCGGCTTTGCACCCAACCTCTCGTCCACCCGCGAGGCGCTCGATTTCATCCTGAAATCCATCGAGAAAGCGGGCTACACGCCGGGCGAAGACATCTACCTTGCCCTCGATTGCGCCGCGACCGAATACTACAAGGGCGGCAAATACGAACTCGCGGGCGAAGGCAAGTCGCTCAGCTCGGAAGAAAACGTCGACTACCTCAAGGCACTTGTCACCGACTACCCGATCATCTCGATCGAGGACGGCATGTCCGAAGATGACTGGGACGGCTGGAAACTCCTGACCGACGCCATCGGCGACAAGGTGCAACTGGTGGGCGATGACCTGTTCGTCACCAACCCCGCGCGTCTGGCCGACGGCATCGCCAAGGGCGCGGGCAACTCCATGCTGGTCAAGGTCAACCAGATCGGCAGCCTCACCGAAACCCTCAAGGCCGTCGACATGGCCCACCGCGCGCGCATGACCAACGTCATGTCGCACCGCTCGGGCGAGACCGAGGATGCCACCATCGCCGATCTGGCCGTGGCCACTAACTGCGGGCAAATCAAAACCGGCAGCCTCGCGCGCTCGGACCGGTTGGCGAAATACAACCAGTTGATCCGCATCGAGGAAGTCCTTGGCGAAACCGCCCAATACGCGGGCCGCTCGATCCTGCGCCGCTGA
- a CDS encoding DMT family transporter, translating to MENLRGSALMVLAMAGFALEDMFIKRLSGDLPIGQILILLGTGGAVIFALGALSRGHRLFSRDLITGPVLLRNLGELIGTLGFVTAIALTPLASASAILQATPLAVTLGAALFLGEDVGWRRWSAILVGFCGVLMVIRPGLEGFEPASLFAVQAVVGLALRDLATRAVPRTVTSLQLSSYGFATVVPAGFVILWMTGGAAVPTPANWRDIAFALLIGVAAYYAIVAAMRVGEVSFVTPFRYTRLIFALIIAVLVFDEAPDTMTLIGAGIIITSGLYTLFRERRLRRRA from the coding sequence ATGGAAAACCTGCGCGGCAGCGCGTTGATGGTGCTGGCCATGGCCGGCTTTGCGCTCGAAGACATGTTCATCAAACGCCTGTCCGGCGACCTGCCAATCGGGCAGATCCTGATTCTGCTGGGCACTGGCGGCGCGGTGATCTTCGCGCTTGGCGCACTGTCGCGCGGGCACCGGTTGTTCTCGCGTGACCTGATCACCGGCCCCGTCCTTCTGCGCAATCTGGGGGAGTTGATCGGAACGTTGGGCTTCGTCACCGCCATCGCGCTGACGCCGCTGGCCTCGGCCTCGGCCATCCTGCAGGCCACGCCGCTGGCCGTAACCCTCGGGGCCGCCCTCTTTCTGGGCGAAGACGTGGGCTGGCGCCGCTGGAGCGCGATCCTCGTGGGGTTCTGCGGCGTGCTCATGGTGATCCGCCCGGGGCTGGAAGGGTTCGAGCCCGCCTCGCTTTTCGCCGTGCAGGCGGTCGTCGGCCTCGCCCTGCGTGATCTGGCCACCCGGGCCGTGCCACGCACGGTGACCTCCTTGCAACTGTCCTCATACGGTTTTGCCACGGTCGTTCCGGCGGGGTTCGTCATCCTGTGGATGACGGGCGGTGCCGCGGTCCCCACCCCGGCCAACTGGCGCGACATCGCCTTTGCCCTGCTCATCGGGGTGGCCGCCTATTATGCCATCGTCGCCGCCATGCGCGTGGGTGAGGTGAGTTTCGTCACGCCCTTCCGCTACACGCGCCTGATCTTTGCCCTGATCATAGCCGTTCTGGTGTTCGATGAGGCCCCGGACACGATGACCCTGATAGGCGCGGGCATCATCATCACCTCGGGCCTTTACACCCTGTTCCGCGAACGCCGCCTGCGCCGCCGCGCCTGA
- a CDS encoding cation diffusion facilitator family transporter, whose translation MSTSPSPRLMRIAIGSVAVGLGVLALKAVAWQLTGSIALMSDALESLVNVAAALAVIVALHVAHRPADENHPYGHHKAEFFSAVLEGVLIVLAALLILREAYAGFITPRALDAPLTGLALNAGASLINGAWAVVLIRYGRRHRSPALVADGKHLMTDVVSSVGVLVGFVLAFASGWWWLDPVMAALVALNILWSGWTVIKGSLSGLMDEAVSDEEMATIRRVISLSASDDDALEAHDLRTRHAGQVTFIDFHLVMPGETTVEAAHNLCDRIEAALMEALPDARVTIHVEPEHKAKHSGIVVLS comes from the coding sequence ATGAGCACCTCCCCCTCCCCCCGCCTGATGCGGATAGCCATAGGTAGTGTTGCGGTTGGTCTTGGGGTGCTCGCACTCAAGGCAGTGGCTTGGCAACTCACCGGCTCGATCGCGCTGATGTCGGATGCGCTCGAAAGTCTCGTGAACGTGGCCGCCGCTCTGGCCGTGATCGTCGCACTACACGTGGCACATCGCCCCGCCGACGAAAACCACCCCTACGGACACCACAAGGCGGAATTCTTTTCTGCGGTCCTCGAAGGGGTCCTGATCGTCCTCGCCGCCCTGCTGATCCTTCGCGAAGCCTATGCCGGCTTCATCACGCCACGCGCCCTTGATGCACCGCTGACAGGTCTGGCACTCAATGCCGGTGCCAGCCTCATCAACGGGGCATGGGCGGTCGTACTGATCCGCTATGGACGCCGCCACCGTTCGCCTGCTCTGGTGGCCGATGGTAAACACTTGATGACCGACGTGGTCTCGTCGGTCGGGGTTCTTGTGGGCTTTGTCCTTGCCTTTGCCTCTGGCTGGTGGTGGCTCGATCCGGTTATGGCCGCACTGGTCGCCCTCAATATCCTGTGGTCCGGCTGGACCGTCATCAAAGGATCGTTGAGCGGGCTGATGGACGAGGCCGTTTCAGACGAGGAAATGGCGACTATCCGCCGGGTGATTTCCCTTTCCGCCAGCGACGATGACGCACTTGAAGCGCACGATCTGCGCACCCGCCACGCGGGGCAGGTCACCTTCATCGACTTCCATCTCGTGATGCCCGGGGAAACCACGGTCGAAGCCGCCCATAACCTCTGCGACCGGATCGAGGCCGCTCTCATGGAGGCCCTGCCCGATGCCCGCGTCACCATCCATGTTGAACCAGAACACAAGGCAAAGCATAGTGGCATTGTGGTACTGTCATAG
- a CDS encoding Fur family transcriptional regulator gives MSDTITDRCEAKGLRMTGQRRTIASVLEESDDHPDVEELYARASARDPKISIATVYRTVKLFEEAGILEKLEFGDGRARYEDAERDHHDHLIDMNSGEVIEFVDPEIEALQEKIAQKLGYKLIGHRLELYGVPLNPAKRSDG, from the coding sequence ATGTCCGACACCATCACCGACCGTTGCGAGGCCAAGGGCCTGCGCATGACCGGCCAACGCCGAACGATCGCCTCGGTTCTCGAAGAATCCGATGACCACCCCGACGTCGAAGAGCTTTACGCCCGCGCCTCCGCCCGCGATCCGAAAATCTCGATCGCCACGGTCTATCGCACCGTGAAACTCTTTGAAGAGGCCGGAATTCTGGAAAAACTGGAATTCGGCGACGGGCGCGCGCGCTATGAAGATGCCGAACGCGACCACCACGATCACCTGATCGACATGAACTCCGGCGAGGTGATCGAATTTGTCGACCCCGAGATCGAGGCGCTTCAGGAAAAGATCGCCCAGAAACTGGGGTACAAGCTCATTGGCCACCGGCTGGAGCTTTACGGCGTCCCGCTGAACCCCGCGAAAAGATCGGACGGATGA
- a CDS encoding DEAD/DEAH box helicase produces the protein MSQFKEMGLPAPLVKALEKTGITEPTPIQARAIPHALNGFDVMGLAQTGTGKTAAFGLPLVAQLMDEARGKPAPKTVRSLILAPTRELAGQIRDTLIEFVKDTPMKVGLVVGGASIGAQIKRLERGTDILVATPGRLLDLLDRRALTLEETRFLVLDEADQMLDLGFIHALRKIAGLLPEERQTMLFSATMAKQMEEIASSYLDKPKRVQVNPPGKAADKVTQAVHFIAKAEKANLLIELLDAHRDELALVFARTKHGSDKLARKLEQAGYAVAAIHGNKSQGQRQRALNAFRAGEVRVLVATDVAARGLDIPDVKHVYNFDLPNVPENYVHRIGRTARAGKDGAAIAFCAPDEMGELKDIQKVMKLEIPVASGRPWEELPDPNAKPKSRGRGGRPGGKPGGPGGKPASTNRRRRSRKRGPKKAA, from the coding sequence TTGTCACAATTCAAGGAAATGGGGCTGCCTGCCCCGCTGGTGAAGGCACTGGAAAAGACAGGCATTACCGAGCCTACGCCGATTCAGGCGCGGGCGATTCCGCATGCCCTCAATGGGTTTGACGTGATGGGGCTGGCGCAGACCGGCACCGGCAAGACGGCGGCCTTCGGGCTGCCCTTGGTGGCGCAATTGATGGACGAGGCGCGCGGCAAGCCCGCGCCCAAGACCGTGCGGAGCCTGATCTTGGCCCCCACGCGGGAGTTGGCGGGGCAGATCCGCGATACCCTGATCGAGTTCGTGAAAGACACGCCGATGAAGGTTGGCTTGGTTGTCGGTGGCGCTTCGATCGGCGCGCAGATCAAGCGGCTTGAGCGCGGCACCGATATTCTGGTGGCCACGCCGGGGCGTCTGTTGGACCTTTTGGACCGTCGCGCGCTGACGCTGGAGGAAACCCGCTTTCTGGTGCTCGATGAGGCCGACCAGATGCTGGACCTCGGGTTCATTCACGCGCTGCGCAAGATTGCCGGGCTGTTGCCGGAGGAGCGGCAGACCATGCTGTTTTCGGCCACCATGGCCAAGCAGATGGAAGAGATCGCCAGTAGCTATCTGGACAAGCCCAAGCGCGTGCAGGTGAACCCGCCGGGCAAGGCGGCCGACAAGGTCACGCAGGCGGTGCATTTCATCGCCAAGGCGGAAAAGGCAAACCTGTTGATCGAGTTGCTGGATGCGCATCGCGATGAACTGGCGCTGGTCTTTGCCCGCACCAAGCATGGTTCGGACAAGCTGGCCCGCAAGCTGGAGCAGGCGGGTTATGCGGTGGCGGCCATTCACGGCAACAAGAGCCAGGGCCAGCGGCAGCGCGCTTTGAATGCCTTCCGCGCCGGTGAGGTGCGGGTTCTGGTGGCGACCGATGTGGCGGCACGGGGACTGGATATTCCCGACGTGAAGCATGTTTATAACTTCGATCTGCCCAATGTGCCGGAAAACTATGTGCACCGGATTGGCCGGACCGCGCGGGCCGGCAAAGATGGCGCGGCAATCGCCTTTTGCGCCCCCGACGAAATGGGCGAGTTGAAGGACATCCAGAAGGTGATGAAGCTGGAAATTCCTGTTGCTTCGGGCCGTCCTTGGGAAGAGCTGCCAGACCCCAATGCTAAGCCCAAGAGCCGTGGCCGGGGCGGCCGTCCGGGCGGCAAACCCGGTGGGCCCGGTGGCAAACCCGCTTCGACCAACCGCCGCCGTCGGTCGCGCAAACGTGGGCCGAAGAAAGCGGCCTAG
- a CDS encoding CorA family divalent cation transporter, with protein sequence MQTTTILDIAPDGTVQPAILQSPLPVSGYRWIDSDPDNPEVTAWCHENLDPVATEALLASETRPRAMVIGQGTLILMRGVNLNPEEHVDDMISVRCWMAKGLIISLRHRTSYALRDIHTKVDNGEAPEGPIAFTCQLAEGLIDRIENVSIGLEDSVDDLEAAIFEDQTTTQDEHTRLAGLRRRAIRLRRYMGPMATALHDLGRLLPETGEDKDSAKVRLHETANRATRSVEEQDAARDRLTALADHIDMQQAARQQNNGYILSLVAAIFLPLSFITGLFGVNVAGMPGTQNDYAFWILTCGSLAISLVLVVFLYWKRWF encoded by the coding sequence ATGCAGACAACAACCATTCTCGATATTGCCCCGGATGGCACCGTTCAGCCCGCCATACTTCAAAGCCCGCTGCCCGTCTCCGGCTACAGGTGGATTGACAGCGATCCGGACAATCCCGAGGTGACCGCATGGTGCCACGAAAACCTCGATCCGGTCGCAACCGAGGCGCTCCTCGCCTCCGAGACACGGCCCCGCGCCATGGTGATCGGGCAAGGTACGTTGATCCTGATGCGCGGCGTCAACCTCAACCCCGAAGAGCATGTCGACGACATGATCTCGGTCCGGTGCTGGATGGCCAAGGGCCTGATCATAAGCCTGCGCCACAGGACGTCATATGCCCTGCGAGACATCCACACGAAGGTCGATAACGGTGAGGCGCCGGAGGGGCCGATCGCCTTCACCTGCCAACTGGCCGAGGGCCTGATCGACCGGATCGAAAACGTCAGCATCGGACTTGAGGATAGCGTGGATGATCTGGAGGCCGCGATCTTCGAGGACCAGACGACAACCCAAGACGAACACACCCGGCTGGCTGGTCTCAGGCGCCGCGCCATCCGGCTTCGTCGCTATATGGGTCCTATGGCCACCGCCCTGCATGATCTGGGGCGCTTGCTTCCTGAGACCGGCGAGGACAAGGATTCCGCCAAGGTCCGGCTCCACGAGACGGCAAACCGCGCCACTCGCTCGGTTGAGGAACAGGACGCCGCCCGGGACCGGCTGACGGCGCTTGCCGATCACATCGACATGCAACAGGCCGCGCGCCAACAGAACAACGGCTATATCCTGTCGCTGGTGGCCGCGATCTTCCTGCCCCTGAGCTTTATCACCGGACTGTTCGGCGTCAACGTGGCGGGGATGCCGGGAACCCAGAACGACTATGCGTTCTGGATTCTGACCTGCGGGTCATTGGCAATATCGCTTGTTCTGGTCGTTTTCCTCTACTGGAAACGCTGGTTCTAG
- a CDS encoding PhzF family phenazine biosynthesis protein encodes MHRYFVYDVFTETRFGGNQLAVFPESESLPEGALQSIAAEFNFSEVTFIYPPSDPNHTARVRIFTPTMEIPFAGHPTIGTAKALADMGHGPDMVLELGIGPLSCNAGAQGARFTTQAPLERIASPDPALVARALDLSLDQIDQSQHAPTLASVGLPFTLTALKTRADLAACQPDMAAFREGAKAHPQGLDFAQFAYVREGDTCHARMFAPLDNIPEDPATGSACAAFAAFLYELEGTPLALTVQQGEDMGRPSTIHLSADGTSVTVAGQAVRVMEGTLL; translated from the coding sequence ATGCACCGCTACTTCGTCTACGACGTTTTCACCGAAACCCGCTTTGGCGGCAATCAACTGGCCGTCTTCCCCGAGTCCGAGAGTCTCCCCGAGGGCGCCCTGCAATCCATCGCCGCCGAATTCAACTTTTCCGAGGTGACCTTTATCTACCCGCCCTCGGACCCGAACCACACCGCCCGCGTGCGTATCTTCACCCCGACGATGGAAATCCCCTTCGCCGGTCACCCCACCATCGGAACGGCCAAGGCACTGGCCGACATGGGCCATGGCCCCGACATGGTTTTGGAACTGGGCATCGGCCCGCTATCCTGCAACGCTGGCGCACAAGGCGCGCGCTTTACCACCCAAGCCCCGCTTGAACGTATCGCCTCGCCGGACCCCGCGCTTGTCGCGCGCGCCCTTGACCTCTCGCTCGACCAGATCGACCAAAGCCAACACGCCCCAACCCTCGCCTCCGTCGGCCTGCCCTTCACGCTCACCGCGCTGAAAACCCGCGCCGATCTGGCCGCCTGTCAGCCAGACATGGCCGCCTTCCGCGAGGGTGCAAAGGCGCACCCCCAAGGCCTCGATTTCGCGCAATTCGCCTATGTCCGCGAGGGCGATACCTGCCACGCCCGCATGTTCGCCCCGCTCGACAATATCCCCGAAGACCCCGCCACCGGCAGCGCCTGCGCCGCCTTCGCCGCCTTCCTATACGAGCTCGAAGGTACGCCCCTTGCCCTGACAGTCCAGCAGGGCGAGGACATGGGCCGCCCCAGTACCATTCACCTCTCCGCCGATGGCACCTCGGTCACCGTGGCAGGACAGGCCGTGCGCGTGATGGAAGGCACACTGCTCTAA